Sequence from the Macaca fascicularis isolate 582-1 chromosome 16, T2T-MFA8v1.1 genome:
atactgctcgggtgatgagtgcatcaaaatctcacaaatcaccactgaagaacgtACTCATGTAACCAAGTACTACCTGTACCCCAATACcttaaggaaaaattaaaataataaagaatttaaaaattaaaattcctttCATTGAAAACAAAGAAGTCAATGTTCCAGGAGGAAGTGGTGGCGGTGGCAGCGGAGAAATTGCAGAACCTGCCAGAGTCACGTGAACTACATTCAGGTAATGCCTTGGGAAAAAGAAGCTAGAGAAAGGTTAAGGGCGTTAGGATTTCCTGAAGGATTTGTGATACAAGCATATTTTGCTTGTGAGAAGAATGAGAATTTGGCGGCCAGTTTTCTTCTACAGTAGAACTTTGATGAAGACTGAAAGGGACTTTTCTGCATCTCACACTTCACACCAGTCTGTTACACTCACTTGTCCACTGGATTGTCTGGGATGAGTTGGGCTCGTATCCACAATACTTGGTATAAGGAGGCAGATTGTTGAGGGTGGGGAAGGACGGATGTAGGATATCGGGCACGGATAAATACACTGCATGTCTCTTCAGTTAGCAGATGCCACAACTCCATACAGggtataaaatattatacaaccAAACATCAGGTTTTGcaggtctttatttcttctgtaaAACAGCAGGTAATTTTTCCTAGGTTTCAGTCTTGTTAGTACCAGACCCAGAAACGTAGTGTAATGCCCTGCTTTATATTTCCTTGACTTAACATTGGTTTCAGAAAGAATCTCAGCTATCTAGAATTTACAGTCTCTGTTTCATGGCAACACTGGATAATGGctttgtgaaattaaaaaaaaaaaaaagtagcaactCTAGACAGAAATGCCAAATTATTGTTAATTGTTGCCGCTTCAAAAATGAGTATAAAATTCATGTGTAAGGAAGCCTATTATTTCATGTTAACTacttggggtgggaggagagaaagggaactttttcttaaaataaaaataatgactgctattttaaaatttcttgatcATTGAATGTGAGATCCTTCTAACATGATTGGAGAAGCTGTATGAGTATAGGCAGAGTTATTGttctgtttacatttttgttttgttttgttttggaggaaAATTGATAGGTGTCTAATTACTGTTTACCTCTTTCTTATGTTGCAGTaaaagtttttttggttttttgtttttttggagacagagtcttgctctgttcccaggctggagtgcaatggtgcaatctcggctcactgcaatctctgcctcctgggttcaagcgattctcctgccttagccttaaAATTAACTTATAGAAAGTTAGTAAACTTGATGCACTCTAACCAACCAAGGAATtagtcaaaattaaaaactcaagaatTTAAAAGtcataatattaaaaatggtatgtaaaattttatttaacaataataaagaaaaatatgtcttaTGGTAATAAATGCAGATAGCATGCTTTATCTTTTAATAACAAAGTTGAATTTAAGGCAAACGGCATTACAGAGACCAAAATTCACTGCTATAATAAAGGAgataagctgggcgcggtggctcacgcctgtaatcccagcactctgggaggccaaggcgggcggatcacgaggtcaggagatcgagaccatcctggctaacatggtgaaaccccgtctctactaaaaatacaaaaaattagccgggcgtgggggcggcatctgtggtcccagctactcgggagctgaggcaggagaatcgcttgaacccaggaggcagaggttgcagtgagctgagatcacgccactgcactccagcctgggtgacagagcgagactgtctcaaaaaataaaaataaaaataaaaagagataaaaagattGTTTTAGGGTAAGGCAATGCATAATACCCTTGCCTTATAACATATGtcataacatattttatatgttgagcccgggaggcggaggttgcagtgagccaagatgatgccattgcactccagcctgggtgacagagcaagactcatttttaaaaataataataataataataaaaaagaatacaaattgaCCAATGTTGGAAACTTACTCATGCCACAAGTAGAgataagagttttaaaaagatttataatcctttgggtatatacccaataatgggattgctgggtcaagtggtatttctggttctagatccttgaggaatcgtcacacttaTATGAATATAACATAACATAATTATGAGTGTAATTTGAGTAATATCTACTCAAATACATTCAGTGCAATCCAAACAAAATTCCCAATGgaattatttttgtggagatggacaAGTTTATTCTCAAGTTCTCTTGAaagacaaaaaaggtaaaatttataaaaaatatttgaaaaataggaaCCATAACTTGGTTGTTTGTCTACCAAGTATCAATACATACTTGAAAAAACCCAATAATTAAAACAGCATCTATTTATTCAGGAACAGGAATTGACAAAAAAGATCAATTGagtgaaaagaacattaaaaatagtCCTGTGTATGTGAGGATTTGTTTTGTGATTAAGAAAATCAATGGGAGAAAGGATATACTACCGGGGAAATTGACatgggaaaatattaaatgaaaattttgcagtacaagtaaaattatattttagatggTTTAAAAAGCTAAACTTAAATTACAATCTATAGAATactgtaatataaaataatatttataatttatgcaAAACGCAGAAGCTCTATAAAAAGGTTGACATATTTGACCAGATAGAAATAGGAAAGTTTTTTGGGACAAAAGATAacagaaatttgaaaaagaagtaaCAGGCTATAACACATCTAATAAACACaagattgaaatttaaaatatacaaagagctcctataatctaataaaaataaaacacacctgAATAAAAGTGTACAAAGAATATTAACAGAAAATTCATAAAGAATAAACAATATAAGAAGATGTTCAGCTTTAGTGTTAACCaggaaaaaaacttgaaaaagcctgggcacggtgactcacacctgtaatcctagcactttgggaggctgagatgggcggatcacttgtggtcaggagttcgagaccagcctggccaacatggtgaaaccccatctctactaaaaatacaaaaattagccggacatggtggcacatgcctgtaatcccagctacttgggaggctgaggcaggaggatcacttgaacccaggaggcggaggttgcagtgagccaagatcataccattgtagtctagcctgggtgacagagcaagactcagtctcataaataaataaataataaataaataaataattccacaagccaggcatggtgcctcatgcctgtaatcccagcactttgaacggccaaggcgggaggatcacttgaggccaggaattcaagaccagcctgaaaaacatagggagacctcatctctacaaaaaaaaaaaaaaatcttaaaaattagctgggtatagtggtgcatgcctgtagtcctagctacttgggaggctgaagcaggagagtcccttgagtccagaaggttgaggctacagtgagccgtgattgtgccactgcactccagcctgggcaacagagtgagaccctgtctgaaatagaaaataaaaataaataaaaacaatttttttttttttttttttttgagacggagtctcgctctgtcgcccaggctggagtgcagtggccggatctcagctcactgcaagctccgcctcccgggttcacgccattctcctgtctcagcctcccgagtagctgggagtacaggcgccggccacctcgcccggctaattttttttgtattttaatagagacggggtttcaccgtgttagccaggatggtctcgatctcctgaactcatgattcgcccgtctcggcctcccaaagtgctgggattacaggcttgagccaccacgcccggctaaaaaattttaaatttaaaaaaaaataaattaaaatgattctACAGTCAAAGCAAAACCGAGTAACATAACAAAATCCTGTGATAATTTAAGAATGTGGGGCACGAAGACCATCTAAAACAATCATTCTTAAACTATGTTTTTCCAGGATCACCTTGGGAAGACAAACAGGAAGTCTTAGCCAGGTCACCAAGACCCCCTTCCCTAGTTCAACTACTCAGCTATACTTCATCTCCACTACATATTGAAACATTATGCAAGATGCCATTTCAACAAAAGTATTTATGGTGAGGAAATAATCTAGAATAATATTCCAATATTAATGTCAATATTTTACTGGATAAACTATGTAATAGCTCCAAGTGTTATCATCAGAGAGAtaagaaagttttcttttgatGAATGATTCTGCCCAGGGCTCCCTTCATgtctctgttcctcaggctgtagATGAAGGGGTTCAGCATGGGGGTCACCACAGTGTACATCATAGCCATGACAGTCTCCTTTAGAGTAGAACTATTAGCTGATGGGCAGAAGTAGAGACCAATAACGGTCCCATAGAACAGTGACACCACAGAGAGGTGGGAGCCACAAGTAGAGAAGGCCTTGCAGATACCCTTAGACGAAGGGACCTTGAGGATGGAGGAGACAATCCGTGCATAGGACCCAAGGATGAGTAGGAATGGGATGACAAGAATCAGCCCTCCCGTGATAAATATCACCAATTCATTAACTCGAGTGTCAGAGCAGGCCAGCTTCAGCAGAGCAGACATATCACAGAAAAAGTGGGGGACCACATTGTCTGCACAAAAACACAACCTGGCCATGAGTAAAGTGTGTAACATGGCATGGAAGGTGGTCAGTACCCAGGACAGCGCCACCAGGGCGAGACAGAGCATGGGGCTCATGATGGCGGTGTAGTGCAGGGGGAAGCAGATGGCCACATAGCGGTCATAGGCCATGGCCACAAGGAGGAAGCTCTCCAGGTCTccaaaaaacaggaagaagtaCATTTGGGCCAGGCAGTCCGCATAGGGGATGGATGGGTCTTGGTTCTGCATGTTCTGTAACAACTTGGGAATGGTCACGGAagagaagcagaggtcagagaagGACAAGTTGCTGAGAAACAAATACATAGGCGTGTGGAGCTGGGAGTCCAGTCGAATGAGGACAATGATGAGGAGGTTCCCCAGGAGGGTGGTAAGATACATGGCCAAGAACAGGGCATAGAACAGGTTTTGCTGCTCTGGCTGGATGGGCAGGCCCAGGAGCAGGAACTCTGAGATGCTGGTTTGATTTCGCCCCATCATGCTCTGTCTCCAGTATCTTTAAGGGAAAACAATACTGtcctttaaaaatctgaattttataATGGAGATATTTGTGTGACACTTGGTCTGTTCGGCGTTTTGCAAAAATTCTTTATTTAactgatattaaaataattatcatcTCTATACCACGAATATTTATAATAAGAAACGCTATAATCAGAAATGACTTATTtaactttatcttttttctcttcatttatctTTAACATGTAACAATATTCCATCCTTTCTAAAATACTCATCTATTTACTTCTGAAACATAAAATGTGTTGGTTTCTCTCTTACCTGCCTGGCCGGTAACTGCAGTTGGCTCTTCCTCTGTCAGTATCTTACATGTTGATATTCCTCAGGGAGTTTtccaaacttcattttttttaataattctgcATAATGCCCAATAAAAACACATCTACTCCAATGGCTTTAATTGCCATTTAAAACTCAGGTATAGACTGgacgcagtagctcacacctgtaatcccagcactttgggaggccgaggcacgtggatcacctgaggccaggagttcaagaccagcctggccaacctggtgaaacttcgtctctactaaaaatacaaaaattagcctggtgtggtggtgggcacttgtaattcagctactcaggaggctgaggcaggagaattgcttgaacctgggcggtggaggttgcagtgagctaagtttgtgtcattgcactccaacctgggtgacagagtaagactgtcaaaaaaaacaacaaacaaaaaactcaggtGTTCAGATGTAGCATTCTCTAGTATACAGAACTTGGTATCCTGAGTCTCAATAATTATCATCTCTTGCGTGGATCACAGGCATCTTCGGCTCAACAGATCCTAAATGCAATTCTGATCTCACCCTGTTCCTCTTCTAACTCCATCCTCCTCCACTCTCTCATGTTTAGTGAATGGATTCCAGGCTCAAGTCAGAGGCCTGAGGTttgatttcattaattcatttctcTCACAGTCAACATCCAATCTAGCAAGTCCTATAGATTCTGCACTTCATCCTCTTTCTAATTCATACACTCCTTATCCCAACTACCACTGCCCTAGACCAGGTGGAAATCTTACCTGGACTATTGAAACTGCTTCTCAATTCATCTTCCTGCCCCTGTGCTTCAACAACCTTCTCTTCCAACAATCTTCATTTACTCTGTGGCATTCTGAGATGAAAATCTGATCATCCCTCTCTCCTGATTAAATATTTCATGGATTATCATTCTTCTTAAGATAAAGGCAAAATTCCTTTCAAGAGCACAAAGGATGTTTCATTACCTGACCCACACCTGCCTCCACAGCCTCATCTGGCCCCACAATGACTCTTGCATCCTCTTTTCAGCAATGCTGGACTTACAAGTCATAATTTCCTGCCTCCAGCCTTTCATACTTGCTGTTCCTCCTACCTAGCACCTGTCCCCCCTATGCCCCATCTTCATCCGGCTCATTTTCACTTATCCTTCAGGTCTATTACATGTAAGTTGCTCAGCTAAACCTTCCCTGTGTCTCCATAAACCAGGTGAGACCTGCTTCTACGTTTCCGCAGCATCTCATACTCATCCGGTAGCACTCCATGCCTTTGATCCCCTGTTGATAGCTGACTTCCTTACCAGACTGTAAATGCTATGCATGAAAGGCCATGTCATAACCGCGGCAGGGCAGTCACAGCACTTGGTGTGGTGCCTGGATAATGCAGATGTTTTCTAAATAGTTGTtggctgtttctcaggctggaatgTGCATTCCTCCAACTTAAAAAGCAGCAAATACCCATTAGAATAACTACTTCTGCTAAATCCTCCTGGAATAAGAACTCATTACCTTTACCAATTTAACACTACATTTTGACACTCTGTTGCTGACTTCACCAATGTAATTTTGTGCCTGGGAAAAATATTAGGGTATCTCAGATACTCTACTCTTTTCACAAATACAAATGACCCAAACCAAACATTCTGGTGCTCAAATCTACTTCATGTCATTGAAATTGGTGtggaaaaaacaaatatgataataattttataaatctgggggcaaacagaaagaagaaggaTAATTTCTAACCTCAAGCCCTCCTTTGAGTTTGTCTTCAGGTAGCCATATcccatgtgatggttaatttttattttttttaattttactttaagttctgggatacatgtgcagaacttgtagatttgttacataagtatacctgggccatggtggtttgctgcacccatcaaccagacatctaggttttaagccccacgtgGATTAGGTATTTGTCCCAATGGTCTCCCTCCCTTTggcccccaccccccgacaggccctggtgtgtcttgttcccctccctgtgtccatgtgttctcactgttcaactcccacttatgagtgagaacatgaggttgtttggttttctgttcctgtgttagtttactgagaatgatggtttccagcttcacccatgtccctgcaaaggacattaactcattcttttttatggctgcatagtattccatggtatatatgtgccacgctttctttatccagtctatcacttgGCTAGGCTCTGGTACCAAGTTTTGGTCAAATGCCAGTTCTAGATGTTGTGGTAAAGGTATTCTGTAATATTATTGACGtgtaaatcagtagactttgagtaaagcagactCCCCCTATTACGTGATAAGCCTCAGAGAAttagttgaaggccttaagagaaaagaccacagtctcagtctcctgaagaagaaagaattatgCCTTCAGACTGCTCAGACTCAAGACTGTAACTTCAACTCTTCCTTGGGTCTCCAGCCTACTTACCTGCTCTGTGGATTTCAGACTTACCCATGCTCACAATCttgtgagccaatttcttaaaagaatctgtgtgtgtgtgtgtgtgtgtgtgtgtgtgtgtgtgtgtgtcttgatagatacagataggtaggtaggtagatagatagatagatagatagatgtagagagagagataatgatagatacatgatagataaatagatggatagatacataGAGATAAGTAGATGATGATAGGTgacagacagatgatagatagatatatagatagataatagatgatagataggtaaTAGATAGATAGAGGTAGAGAGAcagattagagagagagagaggtagatatagatagatgGTGATAGATGCCAGATGGATAgatatgatagatagatagatagatagatagatagatagatagatagatagatacatacatacatacatacatacatagatacatagatagatacatagatcgATACATAGATCGATACATAGATACAGGTAGAGAGATAGGTTAGAGATGATacatagattagatagatagatagatagatagatagatagatagacagatagacagacagatagatagacagacagactaTCTTATGGTTCTGACTTCTGGAGAACCATAAAATTATCTGTAAAGCTTcacagataattttaaaacaaaacaaggcttGAGAATGACTGCATTAAAGCACACCACACAGAGCTGTCATTATACCAAAATGATAGGATCTTGTGAGGATATATTGCACAATAAGGAATATGTGTAAGTGCTATCATTACCAACGACTGTAACTGGAAAACATTAGTTAAAATACTTCTAGAATGTTGGAAAGTCATGGGAGGCAAAgacatagaaaagagaaaagttattATGACTGAAAAAATATCCTGCAGAACATCATACACCTGGGAAATCAAGACCCTCAGGCTGGAAGGACACCAAGAATCAGCTCATTCACCCTTCTGCCCAACTCACCCAACATCTGACAGTAACTCCAGCGTCCTGACCTGAGATCCTGCTCCCTTTTATCCATTACGACATGTAAAGTAACAGTCTCTGTAGTCGTCCCCTGTGTCTGGACCACTCCTTCTCACATCTCCCCTTTTACCCATCCCTGAGCCTCAGGGACCCTACATCCCAGAGGAATCTAGATTCCGGAGTAACTCATTAAAGACAAAGTAATTACCCTGGACCTCTCTAGAATAAATTTGCTCAGACTCCTGCAGCAGTGACTAATTACTGTACATGTCATCTGTCACTGTATTCAGTCACTGATTGCACCTGACTCTATTTAGGGATATCATGAGGATGGAGCTCATGAATGGATGCTTAATCACTGCCTGCTTAGGAAATGGATAATAGTCCTGTGTGGCTGCAGCCTACATTTTGGGATATGAAAAAGAATGGCCAAAAAGACTGTGAATGGCCTCAAATATCTTAGATGTACAACATTTACACAATAAGCTGACACAAAAAGacaatggtcttttttttttttttttttttttttgatgaagaaAGCAAGAACTTCATTTGATTGGAGATTTAGATTTTCTGGGTGTATATCTCAGGTGATAAAAAGTGCTATACTGTTaccttctatatttatttatttattttattttttattatactttaagttctagggtacatgtgcacaacgtgcaggtttgttacatatgtatacatgtgccatgttggtgtgctgcacccattaactcgtcgtttacactaggtatatctcctaatgctatccctcacccctccccccaccccatgacaggccctgctgtgtgatgtttccccaccctgtgtccaagtgttctcattgttcaattcccacctatgagtgagaacatgcgatgtttggttttctgttcttgtgatagtttgctgagaatgatggtttccagctgcatccatgtctctacaaaggaagtgaattgtggaagacagtgtggcgattcctcaaggatctagaactagaaataccatttgacccagccatcccattactggggatatacccaaaggattataaatcatgctgccataaagacatgcacatgtatgtttattgcggcactattcacaatagcaaagacttggaaccaacccaaatgtccatcgttgacagactggattaagaaaacgtggcacatatacaccatggaatactatgcagacaatGGTCTTTAAGCAGAGTAACCTCTATGAAAGATACACGCTTTGTAAAGATATCCAGGTGGTAGTCTCTCAGTAAAACTCAACTTCCCATAAAAATACCCCAGGATCAGACTTCTGTGACGCAAACATAAGCAGATATATAGAAaggagacaaaaagaagaaaaaatgagctCTCTCAGGTCATGCTCAATTCTTCCTCAggccaaaatagaaaaagaaaaccaaattcccACCCGTTCAGTTACTTTTATCTCCTTATCTCTCTAGGAAAACTTGACAGCACTCATCACCACCATCGTGCTAACCGCTCGCCATCTATGTCAGATTACCTCCTAATGCCATGTTCTTCCCATCCCTACAATTGCTCACAAGACCACAGtggacatttgtatttttttcttccactatcCATTCTACgttcccctttcttttggccattATCAGCTGGGTGACATTCTCTACACAGTGGTAACAGTGCGAGCTTTCATCCCTAGGAAATCTGCATCCCATAAACCAAGTTGTTATAGCTTTT
This genomic interval carries:
- the LOC102134251 gene encoding olfactory receptor 1E1, with translation MMGRNQTSISEFLLLGLPIQPEQQNLFYALFLAMYLTTLLGNLLIIVLIRLDSQLHTPMYLFLSNLSFSDLCFSSVTIPKLLQNMQNQDPSIPYADCLAQMYFFLFFGDLESFLLVAMAYDRYVAICFPLHYTAIMSPMLCLALVALSWVLTTFHAMLHTLLMARLCFCADNVVPHFFCDMSALLKLACSDTRVNELVIFITGGLILVIPFLLILGSYARIVSSILKVPSSKGICKAFSTCGSHLSVVSLFYGTVIGLYFCPSANSSTLKETVMAMMYTVVTPMLNPFIYSLRNRDMKGALGRIIHQKKTFLSL